In Lacerta agilis isolate rLacAgi1 chromosome 1, rLacAgi1.pri, whole genome shotgun sequence, the following proteins share a genomic window:
- the GCHFR gene encoding GTP cyclohydrolase 1 feedback regulatory protein, producing the protein MPYVLISTQIRMEVGPTMVGDEHSDPNLMQYLGATKRNMLGNHFWEYYVQDAPRIVLDKLEKRGYRVISMTGVGQTLVWCLHKESTENSDFLSAQDIAANLPA; encoded by the exons ATGCCGTACGTCCTCATCAGTACTCAGATCCGCATG GAGGTTGGGCCCACCATGGTTGGTGATGAGCATTCTGACCCAAATCTGATGCAATACCTTGGGGCCACAAAAAGAAACATGTTGGGGAACCATTT CTGGGAATACTATGTGCAAGATGCCCCTCGGATCGTTTTGGACAAGCTGGAGAAGCGTGGTTATCGCGTGATCAGCATGACGGGAGTGGGCCAGACACTGGTGTGGTGCCTCCACAAAGAAAGTACAGAGAACTCAGATTTTCTCTCTGCCCAAGATATTGCTGCAAATCTCCCCGCATAG